In the Paenibacillus sp. FSL H7-0357 genome, one interval contains:
- a CDS encoding S-layer homology domain-containing protein: MKQVLAAGTDPGRTDYNVSGDQIVWLEAEADGVKQVHAMNQASGASTVLTSGSSAKDAPYVSGNVAVWADKGTEQESSLNWDIYTADLETGTRRKLNKQSGTYGNPTTDGVGVVWYERKNYGSMIYHDLATGVEADLGEGRFPVLAGGNVVYKNARDGGLSLLHLKSGATRALVSLGGASYVDWFVFNGSDVLFKQKNGSSESKYVILNIKDLTALPVDLTEMKPGGTQYAFMSIGEGQAVFQEERDGAATLQQVNLTTYAVKSLPAIEPGTKLIGITGDKLLYSKKDDYIESIDLKEGSTPPSPGATPSPGVTPTPGTTPTPGTTSTPGAVPNPGADPSPGATPEVKTTVVTGAKDSQVIGSAGGTLSVLNGWARLEIAAGTFPDNTTVSLAQAELEKEVLLDATGKKLLKAGSAWQVQASAPFLMPAKLTVGYPKEAPWTTGREKLGIYSNDLAKGIWNYIGGVTAAEDAVVQSRIIASGLYAVMLRGAEFTDMSGHWAQQAVEVLGARGIVNGMNGTAYAPKGILTRAEFTKLLAATLGLQPQRPETPAFRDVSAANWSYPYVEAAAAAGIVTGEGGLFHGNDPLTREQMMVMLMRAIDSTIGSRASAAESAKLQAELGGYKDNGSVSSWARDSVAAAVGKKLVQGNGQLLKPKDSSTRAEAAVVMYKLLAELNLL, translated from the coding sequence ATGAAGCAGGTTTTGGCTGCCGGGACCGATCCGGGTAGAACGGACTATAACGTATCCGGCGACCAGATTGTATGGCTGGAAGCAGAGGCCGACGGGGTGAAGCAGGTTCACGCGATGAATCAGGCCAGTGGTGCCAGCACTGTTCTTACATCGGGTTCATCCGCCAAGGATGCGCCTTATGTGAGCGGCAACGTTGCAGTGTGGGCCGACAAAGGAACAGAGCAGGAGTCTTCACTGAACTGGGATATTTACACTGCCGATCTTGAGACGGGTACCCGAAGAAAGCTTAACAAACAGTCTGGCACATATGGCAATCCGACTACAGATGGAGTCGGTGTAGTCTGGTACGAGCGCAAAAATTACGGCAGCATGATCTATCATGATCTGGCTACGGGTGTTGAAGCCGACCTCGGCGAAGGACGTTTCCCGGTGCTGGCCGGCGGCAATGTGGTGTATAAGAATGCCCGTGACGGGGGGCTCAGTCTGCTCCATTTGAAAAGCGGGGCTACGCGTGCACTTGTTAGTTTGGGCGGAGCAAGCTATGTGGACTGGTTTGTTTTTAACGGCAGCGATGTGCTGTTTAAGCAAAAAAATGGGTCTTCCGAGAGCAAATATGTGATTTTGAATATCAAGGACCTAACTGCTCTGCCTGTGGATCTCACCGAGATGAAGCCTGGAGGAACCCAGTATGCCTTCATGTCGATAGGTGAAGGACAGGCAGTTTTTCAAGAGGAAAGGGACGGTGCTGCCACATTGCAGCAAGTGAACCTTACTACATATGCAGTGAAATCACTGCCAGCAATAGAGCCCGGAACGAAGCTGATCGGCATTACCGGGGATAAACTGCTTTACAGCAAGAAGGATGATTACATAGAGTCGATAGACCTGAAAGAAGGATCAACCCCTCCGAGTCCGGGAGCCACTCCAAGTCCAGGGGTAACCCCAACGCCAGGAACGACTCCAACTCCAGGGACAACCTCAACTCCAGGTGCAGTTCCAAATCCAGGCGCAGATCCGAGTCCGGGTGCAACCCCGGAAGTGAAGACCACTGTAGTGACCGGAGCCAAGGACAGTCAGGTTATCGGAAGTGCGGGAGGTACTTTGTCTGTACTGAATGGCTGGGCACGGCTGGAGATTGCAGCAGGAACCTTCCCTGACAATACCACTGTAAGCTTGGCCCAAGCTGAGCTGGAGAAAGAAGTACTGCTCGACGCAACAGGCAAAAAACTGCTGAAGGCAGGTTCTGCGTGGCAGGTGCAAGCGAGTGCTCCGTTCCTGATGCCGGCCAAGCTGACGGTAGGGTACCCGAAGGAAGCGCCTTGGACGACAGGTCGTGAGAAGCTTGGAATCTATAGCAACGATCTGGCAAAAGGCATATGGAACTATATTGGCGGAGTGACTGCGGCGGAAGACGCCGTTGTTCAATCCAGAATTATAGCTTCCGGACTATATGCGGTAATGCTGCGCGGAGCTGAATTCACAGATATGTCAGGCCACTGGGCGCAGCAAGCTGTAGAGGTGCTGGGGGCTAGGGGGATTGTGAACGGGATGAACGGAACCGCTTATGCGCCAAAAGGGATCCTGACCCGGGCTGAATTCACCAAGTTGCTGGCAGCAACTCTTGGATTGCAGCCGCAGCGGCCGGAGACACCGGCTTTCCGTGATGTTTCAGCTGCGAACTGGTCCTACCCTTATGTGGAAGCAGCTGCAGCGGCAGGAATCGTAACGGGAGAAGGTGGACTTTTTCACGGCAATGATCCGCTGACCCGTGAACAGATGATGGTGATGCTGATGCGGGCAATAGACAGCACTATCGGCAGCCGGGCTTCTGCTGCTGAATCTGCCAAGCTTCAAGCCGAATTGGGCGGATATAAGGACAACGGCAGCGTTAGCAGTTGGGCAAGGGATTCTGTAGCTGCGGCGGTGGGCAAGAAGCTGGTGCAGGGTAACGGACAGCTTTTGAAGCCTAAAGATTCATCAACAAGAGCAGAAGCAGCGGTCGTGATGTACAAGCTGCTGGCTGAGCTGAATTTACTCTAA
- a CDS encoding FtsX-like permease family protein codes for MIILTLFELIIRGVRKNIKNYYLYYFALIFSTALYFVFATLQNDSSVMAASFGDIPFTLVFDVAGILVLTIVDVFMIYANSIFLKRRSKEIGLYQLVGLTHSAVARLLITESALLGMGALLIGIVGGALVARIFMLILMKLIGIESVVTLSFSSGAALQTVIVFTVLIGLTMVQMLFKVYRSTLLDLFKADKQGDYPREPKTVLSALMGLLGIGLIVTGYLLSSQTLGQNLFQQVLVILASTILGTYLLFRVTIGWLFFRIRKGKDGQLGLKNSLSLAPIMHRMKGNANSLTLITILSAMTLTMVAISYSLYYSAESESRAMLPYDFIFANNERAAKSFRVELEKDGIAFAHRPVEAVRLPGTIGKGQGDGRSLLLLAAEQLQASGADIIVPGQGEAVWYTGLKKALSKQPFPVTFPQVVDFGASGVHANIQLTRGNDRYAMNFSLHGHQLVMPLASIRAIREQMPSSPAYEAIVIDTYQIADKNERAAAAGIYAKYVKEEGGNPDFDSFYKGSLRKFGLIIFIAGFLGLIFLISTGSILYFKQMTEAEQERDSYTILWQLGFGEREIMGGIIRKQMFVFAIPLAIGLLHSIFAVKAASALSLSNLTFPAAIAMSVYTLIYFLFAVLTIVYYRRIVKMSQH; via the coding sequence GTGATCATATTGACACTGTTTGAGTTGATTATCCGTGGTGTGCGGAAAAATATTAAAAATTACTACTTATATTATTTTGCACTAATTTTCAGTACAGCCCTTTATTTCGTGTTTGCCACATTGCAGAATGACTCATCGGTAATGGCAGCATCATTCGGCGATATTCCATTTACTTTGGTGTTTGATGTGGCCGGAATTTTGGTGCTCACGATTGTGGATGTATTCATGATCTACGCGAACAGCATTTTTCTGAAACGCCGCAGCAAGGAAATCGGGCTGTATCAGCTGGTGGGGCTGACGCACAGCGCGGTAGCAAGGTTGCTCATCACGGAGAGTGCGCTGCTGGGGATGGGGGCGCTCCTGATCGGAATAGTTGGGGGAGCGCTTGTGGCGCGGATTTTTATGCTTATTCTGATGAAACTGATCGGTATAGAAAGCGTTGTAACCCTCTCTTTCTCGAGTGGAGCCGCCTTGCAGACCGTCATCGTATTTACTGTGCTTATCGGCCTTACCATGGTACAAATGCTGTTCAAGGTTTACCGCTCAACGCTGCTCGATCTATTCAAGGCGGACAAGCAGGGCGATTATCCGCGAGAGCCGAAGACTGTTCTGTCCGCTTTGATGGGGCTGCTTGGTATTGGACTGATCGTTACAGGCTATCTGCTCTCCAGCCAAACCCTCGGCCAGAATCTGTTCCAGCAGGTGCTTGTGATTCTTGCCTCGACCATACTTGGGACCTATTTGCTGTTTCGTGTGACGATAGGCTGGCTGTTCTTCCGGATACGAAAGGGGAAGGATGGACAGCTTGGGCTAAAAAACAGTTTGTCGCTAGCCCCGATCATGCATCGCATGAAGGGGAATGCGAACTCGCTCACTCTGATTACCATTCTATCTGCGATGACGCTGACGATGGTAGCCATCTCTTATTCGCTGTACTATTCGGCGGAGAGTGAGTCTAGAGCAATGCTGCCTTACGACTTTATCTTTGCCAATAATGAGCGGGCTGCGAAGTCATTTCGTGTTGAACTGGAGAAGGACGGAATTGCGTTTGCTCATCGACCGGTTGAGGCTGTCCGGCTGCCTGGGACGATCGGTAAAGGGCAAGGGGACGGACGCAGCCTGTTGTTGCTCGCGGCAGAACAATTGCAGGCAAGCGGTGCAGACATTATTGTCCCAGGACAGGGGGAGGCCGTCTGGTACACTGGTCTCAAGAAGGCGCTAAGCAAGCAGCCGTTTCCGGTTACTTTTCCACAAGTTGTTGATTTCGGGGCAAGTGGGGTTCACGCCAACATACAATTAACACGGGGAAATGATCGCTATGCCATGAATTTCAGCTTACACGGCCATCAGCTTGTGATGCCGCTGGCCTCGATAAGGGCTATTCGTGAGCAAATGCCATCTTCGCCTGCATATGAAGCGATTGTGATCGACACTTACCAAATTGCGGATAAGAATGAGCGTGCAGCGGCAGCTGGTATCTATGCGAAATATGTCAAGGAAGAGGGAGGCAATCCCGATTTCGATAGCTTTTATAAAGGGTCGCTCCGGAAATTCGGGCTGATCATTTTCATAGCAGGTTTTCTCGGCCTGATCTTCCTGATCTCCACGGGCAGTATTCTGTATTTCAAGCAAATGACAGAGGCGGAGCAGGAGAGGGATAGCTATACGATTCTGTGGCAGCTCGGATTCGGAGAGCGTGAGATCATGGGCGGCATTATCCGCAAGCAGATGTTTGTATTCGCGATACCGCTTGCGATCGGGCTTTTGCATTCCATCTTCGCCGTAAAAGCGGCTTCTGCGCTGTCTTTATCTAACCTCACCTTCCCGGCAGCTATTGCCATGTCGGTATATACGCTCATCTATTTTCTGTTCGCTGTGCTCACTATTGTTTATTATCGCCGGATTGTGAAGATGTCTCAGCATTAA
- a CDS encoding VOC family protein gives MILSMNWITLRVRDLEASLNFYHSILGLPIDRRFESRGRQIVMLGTEGQPKIELIQGSDPALKPECGVSIGFEVASLDEAIESFKSQGIPVARGPITPNPRISFFYVLDPDGFEVQIAEHS, from the coding sequence ATGATATTGAGCATGAATTGGATTACGCTCAGGGTGCGGGATCTGGAGGCATCCCTTAATTTTTATCACAGCATTCTGGGACTTCCGATTGACCGCAGATTTGAGAGCAGAGGAAGACAGATTGTTATGTTAGGCACGGAGGGGCAGCCCAAGATCGAGCTTATTCAGGGAAGCGACCCGGCTCTGAAGCCGGAATGCGGTGTGTCCATTGGGTTCGAGGTGGCGTCACTGGATGAGGCAATAGAGAGTTTCAAAAGCCAGGGTATCCCGGTAGCGCGTGGTCCGATCACGCCGAATCCACGCATATCGTTCTTTTATGTACTGGATCCGGACGGTTTCGAGGTACAGATTGCAGAGCACAGCTAA
- a CDS encoding SDR family NAD(P)-dependent oxidoreductase, which yields MNIQGKWSLVTGASSGIGEQFAIQLAKQGSHLVLVARSKNKLDDLAAELERSYNIKVKVIAMDLTEASAPSELFQQCQLLKLEIELLVNNAGFATHGRFEQISGQRQHEEIMLNVAAVVNMTHLFLPDMLRRSSGTVINVSSTAGFQPLPYMAVYGATKAFVLSFTDALWWENRDRGVQFFALCPGSTDTAFFTVVGTEDASVGKKATPQQVVETALRSLAKKKIYTVPGSQNYLGAQLSRFVTRKQSLRIVGNMLAPK from the coding sequence ATGAATATTCAAGGAAAATGGTCGCTAGTCACAGGTGCCTCTTCCGGCATTGGCGAACAATTTGCAATACAGCTGGCTAAACAAGGAAGCCATCTGGTTCTCGTAGCCAGATCTAAGAACAAACTCGATGACTTGGCAGCGGAACTCGAAAGAAGCTATAACATCAAAGTCAAAGTCATAGCTATGGATCTTACGGAAGCAAGTGCACCAAGCGAATTGTTCCAGCAATGCCAGCTGTTGAAACTTGAGATTGAGCTGCTGGTCAATAATGCCGGATTTGCCACTCATGGGAGGTTCGAGCAAATCTCAGGCCAGCGGCAGCATGAGGAGATTATGTTGAATGTTGCTGCCGTCGTAAATATGACTCATTTATTCTTGCCGGATATGCTGCGCAGAAGCTCTGGTACTGTGATCAATGTATCGTCCACCGCAGGATTTCAGCCGCTCCCCTATATGGCTGTGTATGGGGCAACCAAAGCTTTTGTCTTGTCCTTTACAGACGCATTATGGTGGGAGAATCGTGACCGTGGAGTCCAGTTCTTTGCACTTTGCCCCGGTTCTACAGATACAGCTTTCTTCACCGTCGTGGGGACAGAGGATGCTTCAGTCGGGAAGAAAGCAACTCCACAGCAGGTAGTTGAGACTGCGCTGCGCTCACTCGCGAAAAAGAAGATATACACTGTTCCAGGCTCGCAAAATTACCTCGGAGCACAGTTGTCCAGATTCGTTACCCGAAAGCAGAGTCTGCGGATTGTTGGAAACATGCTTGCCCCAAAATAG
- a CDS encoding RICIN domain-containing protein, with the protein MLRRGKVLVLLLLFTLLISLVPAGHSNAASNWNQVWSDEFDGNSLNTGNWSAEVNGDGGGNNELQYYTNRAQNLKVTGGNLVITALKESYGGKNYTSARIKTQGLKSFTYGKIEARIKLPSGQGIWPAFWMLGTNIDLAHWPQCGEIDIMERVNNNAFVNGTVHWDANGHAEYGQVSGNLDFSQYHVYSIEWDANYIKWFVDGNQYNAFYIENGTGNTEEYQKPFFILLNLAVGGNWPGSPDNSTPFPAQMLVDYVRVYQASTSPNIESGSIYTLTNKASGKALDVVDVSTASGAKMQQWTNYTANNQKFKVESTGDGYYKLTAVHSGKVLDVPNSSTSTGVQLQQWDDNGSNAQRWRIVDAGGGYFKLVSKVSGLAIDVSGSSTADGAVVQQWTDNGTDAQKWLFTKVN; encoded by the coding sequence ATGTTGAGAAGGGGAAAAGTTCTGGTTCTATTACTTCTGTTCACACTCTTGATTTCTTTAGTACCCGCTGGGCATTCAAATGCAGCTTCTAACTGGAATCAGGTATGGAGCGACGAATTCGACGGGAATTCTCTGAATACTGGCAATTGGTCTGCCGAAGTTAACGGCGATGGCGGGGGAAACAATGAACTGCAGTACTACACCAACCGTGCGCAGAACTTGAAAGTTACCGGGGGGAATCTCGTCATTACTGCACTAAAAGAATCCTATGGCGGAAAGAATTACACCTCTGCAAGGATAAAGACACAAGGATTAAAAAGTTTTACCTATGGAAAAATCGAAGCGAGAATCAAGTTGCCCTCAGGGCAGGGGATATGGCCGGCATTTTGGATGCTTGGAACGAACATCGATTTGGCGCATTGGCCTCAGTGCGGGGAAATCGACATTATGGAACGTGTAAACAATAATGCCTTTGTTAATGGCACAGTGCATTGGGATGCCAATGGACATGCTGAGTATGGACAGGTATCCGGCAATCTGGATTTTTCCCAGTACCATGTCTACAGCATTGAGTGGGATGCAAATTATATTAAGTGGTTTGTAGACGGCAACCAATATAATGCCTTCTATATTGAGAACGGAACTGGAAATACGGAAGAATACCAGAAGCCATTCTTTATACTGCTCAATCTTGCCGTGGGCGGAAATTGGCCGGGCAGTCCCGACAATTCAACTCCATTCCCGGCACAAATGCTGGTTGATTATGTACGCGTGTATCAGGCGTCCACTTCGCCAAACATCGAAAGCGGCAGTATTTATACCTTAACAAACAAGGCGAGCGGCAAGGCGCTGGATGTAGTGGACGTTTCCACAGCAAGTGGAGCTAAAATGCAGCAATGGACCAATTACACTGCCAATAACCAGAAATTCAAGGTAGAGAGTACGGGTGACGGATACTACAAGCTTACAGCAGTGCATAGCGGAAAAGTATTGGATGTCCCAAACTCAAGTACTTCCACCGGTGTACAGCTTCAGCAATGGGATGATAATGGTTCCAATGCCCAGCGGTGGAGAATCGTGGATGCGGGAGGTGGGTACTTCAAACTTGTTTCCAAAGTGAGCGGATTGGCCATAGACGTATCCGGATCTTCTACGGCAGATGGGGCAGTGGTCCAGCAATGGACCGACAATGGAACTGATGCTCAGAAGTGGTTGTTTACCAAAGTTAACTAA
- a CDS encoding TetR/AcrR family transcriptional regulator — translation MNEPNNFADASNRKLTTYQEARLQNTASLRQLVVDAAAFILQEEGPEAVTVRKVAQKMGCSTKIIYSLFANKEGLAQQLYLEGCKILSSEFESASQSEDLQQYLINLAEVYWEFGQRYTSYYKLMFGGAFADFKPDEQSMKGTVTAMRRLLSVIVSAKEQGLIAGDSNAEFIVGTIWSSLHGVIHLHIGGHLGSVAASHAVYKGTVALLANSLFAPAAAAKH, via the coding sequence TTGAATGAACCTAATAATTTTGCTGACGCAAGCAATAGAAAGCTGACAACCTACCAGGAAGCCCGCTTACAGAACACAGCTAGTCTTCGTCAACTCGTAGTTGATGCAGCAGCCTTTATTCTTCAGGAAGAAGGGCCGGAAGCTGTCACCGTGCGAAAAGTAGCTCAGAAGATGGGTTGCTCGACCAAGATCATCTACAGTCTGTTTGCTAATAAAGAAGGTTTAGCCCAGCAATTATATCTGGAGGGCTGCAAAATACTCTCGAGCGAATTTGAGAGTGCTTCACAGTCAGAGGATCTGCAGCAGTATTTAATTAATCTGGCAGAAGTGTATTGGGAATTTGGCCAGCGCTATACCAGCTACTATAAATTGATGTTTGGGGGAGCATTTGCAGATTTCAAACCGGATGAGCAGAGCATGAAAGGCACTGTTACTGCTATGCGGCGCTTGTTGTCCGTGATTGTCAGCGCTAAAGAGCAAGGCCTAATTGCTGGTGATTCAAATGCGGAATTTATTGTAGGTACGATTTGGTCCTCTCTTCACGGAGTGATTCACCTGCACATAGGAGGACATTTGGGAAGTGTCGCAGCGTCGCACGCAGTGTATAAAGGAACGGTAGCTCTACTTGCAAACTCGCTGTTTGCACCTGCAGCCGCAGCCAAGCATTAA